In a genomic window of Gadus macrocephalus chromosome 9, ASM3116895v1:
- the LOC132464132 gene encoding transmembrane protein 168-like, giving the protein MCRFMRYGVTHCMRAAMARLQELRGEATIRSSMRALDYLSRISLLVAICLGIYARWEISQEANMLIIFVLALVVLGLAMALHCYFHMEKVSQSLIHLWRGSLLGLLCFVGSPALDHGVKEQTTNYLLLTSMVLRTLWALLERICGCAKYRPAFLTTAERMELVGFGIVSFVVSSSPSVAVFVGALAVLMVVLRVKAVLTIPNLVGFAFFGEFLFIKGLDVSTNKFALACFLSQLMCDPLLDYYFSGSSVTERWQPFLAAGGWRRLSLLPLLLVVEVTFLVLAASKLSDGGQLYLMIPAFVVCMLFWGIIHLVFLITLWGFHTKISACQRVCLAQGSGFNSLDKVMASKGVRHFCLISQRLVLLTLLSTLILAALAWMSVCSLSISVSLLVLLLESLFHGLFHELGNSLGGTCVGYAVVIPTNYCSLDGQPMLLPPDQVQQLNQRSTDMLNKVQLFFAHHMIENFGCDYSTSGQSLEAMQAKLHRFLEQRTADGPRHDTYVVYYSGHTHRTGEWALAGGDTLQLDQIVKWWREKNAGACSRLILALDVENALPWTKEVGRVEAGREHSGLYVAVQGATLSPASDPEVQDAGQLGDFTHRWVEFNCNPGADIRWSEPDRRVSAVYGVSHHWGDYSLHLPTEGDVNRHWQTYFPRVTYPVVRLALWACGLDVFWGCGVFQRYLRRLKLNWFPPAILDTGQGFKLVRS; this is encoded by the exons ATGTGCCGCTTTATGCGCTACGGCGTCACCCACTGCATGCGCGCAGCCATGGCCCGGCTGCAGGAGCTCCGTGGAGAGGCGACCATCCGCTCCTCCATGCGGGCCCTGGACTATCTGTCCCGCATCAGTCTGCTGGTGGCGATCTGCCTCGGGATATATGCACGATGGGAAATCAGCCAAGAGGCCAACATGCTCATCATCTTCGTTTTGGCCCTCGTTGTCCTTGGATTAGCGATGGCACTTCACTGTTACTTCCACATGGAGAAAGTCAGCCAAAGTCTGATCCACCTGTGGCGGGGGTCTCTGTTGGGTCTCCTGTGCTTCGTGGGTAGTCCTGCCCTCGACCACGGCGTGAAGGAGCAGACAACCAACTACTTGCTCTTGACTAGTATGGTTCTCAGAACTCTCTGGGCTCTGCTGGAGCGGATATGCGGATGCGCAAAGTACCGTCCTGCTTTCCTCACCACGGCGGAGCGGATGGAACTGGTCGGCTTTGGCATCGTGTCATTCGTGGTCAGCAGCTCTCCGAGTGTGGCGGTGTTTGTCGGTGCGTTGGCGGTACTGATGGTCGTTCTTCGGGTGAAAGCTGTCCTCACAATTCCCAACCTAGTCGGCTTCGCCTTCTTCGGCGAATTCCTGTTCATCAAGGGCCTGGACGTGTCCACCAACAAGTTTGCCTTGGCGTGTTTCTTGAGCCAACTCATGTGCGACCCTCTACTCGACTACTACTTCAGCGGCTCGTCTGTGACCGAGCGCTGGCAGCCGTTCCTGGCGGCTGGAGGCTGGCGACGGCTGTCCCTCCTTCCCCTACTGCTGGTGGTTGAGGTGACGTTCCTCGTTCTGGCCGCGTCTAAGCTGTCGGACGGGGGCCAGTTGTACCTGATGATTCCAGCCTTCGTGGTCTGCATGCTCTTCTGGGGCATCATCCACCTGGTGTTCTTAATCACCTTATGGGGCTTCCACACCAAAATCAGCGCCTGCCAGAGAGTGTGCTTGGCCCAGGGGTCAGGGTTCAACAGTCTAGACAAGGTCATGGCATCCAAAGGCGTGCGACACTTCTGCCTCATCTCACAACGCCTCGTTCTATTGACGCTGCTGTCCACCCTCATTTTGGCAGCTCTGGCATGGATG TCGGTCTGCAGcctctccatcagtgtgtcCCTGCTGGTGCTGCTCTTGGAGTCCCTCTTCCACGGGCTATTCCACGAGTTGGGCAACAGTCTGGGGGGAACCTGCGTGGGCTATGCTGTGGTCATCCCCACTAATTACTGCAG CCTCGACGGCCAGCCCATGCTGCTGCCCCCGGACCAGGTGCAGCAGCTCAACCAGCGTTCCACGGACATGCTGAACAAGGTGCAGCTCTTCTTCGCCCACCACATGATCGAGAACTTCGGCTGCGACTACTCCACCAGCGGGCAGAGCCTGGAGGCCATGCAGGCCAAGCTGCACAGGTTCCTGGAGCAGCGGACGGCCGACGGCCCGCGCCACGACACCTACGTGGTGTACTACAGCGGACACACGCACCGCACCGGGGAGTGGGCTCTGGCAG GCGGTGACACCCTGCAGCTGGACCAGATCGTCAAGTGGTGGCGGGAGAAGAACGCCGGGGCCTGCTCCCGTCTCATCCTGGCTCTTGACGTGGAAAACGCCCTTCCCTGGACCAAGGAGGTGGGCCGCGTCGAGGCGGGCCGCGAGCACTCCGGCCTCTATGTGGCGGTGCAGGGCGCCACGCTCTCGCCCGCCTCCGACCCCGAGGTGCAGGACGCCGGTCAGCTCGGGGACTTCACCCACCGCTGGGTGGAGTTCAACTGCAACCCCGGCGCCGACATTCGCTGGTCGGAGCCAGACCGCCGCGTGTCGGCCGTCTACGGCGTGTCCCACCACTGGGGCGACTACTCGCTGCACCTGCCCACTGAGGGCGACGTCAACAGACACTGGCAGACCTACTTCCCCAGAGTCACCTACCCCGTGGTCCGGCTGGCGCTGTGGGCCTGCGGCCTGGACGTGTTTTGGGGCTGCGGCGTCTTCCAAAGGTACCTGCGGAGGCTCAAGCTGAACTGGTTCCCGCCCGCTATCCTAGACACGGGCCAGGGCTTCAAGCTGGTCAGGTCCTAG